The segment GGTAATATAAGTGACTATATATATATTGGAGTTATCATTCTCTCCACAAGGGTTTTTTTGGAGAGACAATCTTGTGCTCCACATAtatttacatggtatcagagttGACGTCATGCACCCCCGTTGACTATATATGTTGGAGTTCCCATTTATGAGCtctaaaaagaaaataattttaattttattaaaatattacaaaaaaactatttattaaaaaaataacaaagttTTTATAATATAGTAAGCTTAAACATTTATAATATGaaaaataacattttcatttataatttttttttcatccaTTTAAAAAACAATATGACTTTTTGTATCTCTAGTTTTGATCCAAGAAAATGAATTATAAGGCCAAACAGAACATCGCGGGAAGAGGGTGTGGGATGCGTTCCTGCACAATGGAGCACTACACCACCCCTGCGGGAAGGGAGTAGGGGATAGAGACCCATCATTCTCTCCTGTTTGGATTGATTAggctttttttttatatatttgttaaattaTATACctgttaaaaaaattataaaaaatatattaaaattcaaGGTTTTTAATTCTCTACAAGTTGAGTATAATATTTGtatgaaataattttttttagaaaaaaaaaaaagaaaacagaATTAAAAATCCTTCCCATACACATTCCGAATTTGAcgagaaaaagaaaaataaaagaaatgacaAGCAAAAAGTGAGAGATCATTTCCCACACACCCTTGAATATGAAAATCTTTTGCACTTCTTTTACTTTAATGAATAGAAAACATAAGTAAAATTATCATCGCCCTTCTTCACAAAATTGGAGGCATGGAAATGGTTGCGGGAAATATTAATATAGTGTACACAAATATATATTTACAATTGAACAAATATAAACCGAAAAAAAGCGTGTAATGGTCCTACACGTGACACTTTAGTACAAAACCGACACGTGTACGATCTTGAGCCGGTTGCCCTATATAAGCGAAACCCCAAGGAGGCAAGGAGAGAACTAACTAATCACCTTCAAAATCTTTATCGGCAAAAcaggaaaaaaaaaaatcatttgtactttctctctctacaaactctACAAAAATGGCAGCAAGTCTCATGCCTATTCAGCCTCCGGTCATCGTCCGAGCATCCGCCTCCACCTCCGGCAACCAGAAGTCCGACTCTCAACGCAAAAGCTGGTGGACTCCACTCTTCGGCTGGCCCTCCGAGCCCGACTACATTGACTCCGGCAACATCGACAAAAGCAGGAAGAATAACACCACTTTCTCGGCGAAATCAGGCGCCACTTCGGACTCGGATCTGGATCAGAGGCCGGTCAGATCTCGTATATCCCCGGGGAGCTTCACCGAAGAAAAGGCGAGGAAGCTCCGGATGTTGACGATGGAAATGGAGTCGTTTCACGAGGCGATGTATCACTCTGCCATCGCTTCACGTCTCGCTTCCGATTTCTCCGATCGTTCTGATGAATGATCGATCTCCGATTTCCGGCGAGTATGTGTTTCGATTAATTTTAAATTGCAATTAGTTTTGTACAATTAGATTTAAAGTTCTAGATGTTTCTTTTCAATTTAGTAACTATTATTTTAAAAGGTTACTTTCAATCTTTCATAGTTGTAGTATTGTAGACTTGGAAGTTGGAAACGAAAGGCAGATGTTGATAACatatgattttctaatgtttttataTTAGAGATCTTTGATTAACCGACCCTTG is part of the Lactuca sativa cultivar Salinas chromosome 7, Lsat_Salinas_v11, whole genome shotgun sequence genome and harbors:
- the LOC111883920 gene encoding uncharacterized protein LOC111883920, giving the protein MAASLMPIQPPVIVRASASTSGNQKSDSQRKSWWTPLFGWPSEPDYIDSGNIDKSRKNNTTFSAKSGATSDSDLDQRPVRSRISPGSFTEEKARKLRMLTMEMESFHEAMYHSAIASRLASDFSDRSDE